A single genomic interval of Corylus avellana chromosome ca10, CavTom2PMs-1.0 harbors:
- the LOC132163198 gene encoding probable LRR receptor-like serine/threonine-protein kinase At1g06840 isoform X1 → MISLLSTKDFSFLSTLISMVEYSDTRTIPSVGYSENFETSDVLCVIGMYQSRAWMYGVFIVSWLCWWSSLPIRAQPFITHPREVTALQAIQRSLIDPNKNLTNWNQGDPCTSNWTGVVCFNTPSDDGHLHVERLLLLKMNLSGSLSPELGRLSNMKILVFMWNNISGSIPKEIGNISSLELLLLSGNKLTGPLPEELGSLSKLNRIQIDQNHISGSIPISFSNLNKAKHFHMNNNSISGQIPPKLSKLPILVHLLVDNNNLSGHLPSEFSKMPNLRILQLDNNHFDGTTIPSSYSNMSKLLKLSLRNCNLHGPIPDLSQIPNLLYLDLSSNRLNGSIPPNWLFKNITTIDLSNNNLTGTVPPNFSGLPHLQKLSIANNALSGSVPSTIWLSRTLNEMESLKVELQNNKLSDITGSTIVPPNVTVWLQGNPLCSTTNLVQLCRSESEDENNSQSSTNTTSNCPYQGCPPPYEYIPTAPVPCICAVPLLVGYRLKSPGFIDFRPYRNAFEDFLTSALMLFRYQLYIDSFTWEEGPRLRMYLKIFPVYDVNKNSHIFNGSEVRRIMSMFISWNINDPDVIGPYEVLSFIDVYNDGVPTPPRSALSKGALVGIVLGAIACAVTLSAVVSLLIVRVRMRKYHAVSRRRHSSKAFMKIDGVKAFTYREMAMATEKFNSSTEIGQGGYGKVYKGILADGTVVAIKRAQEGSLQGEKEFLTEIELLSRLHHRNLVSLIGYCDEGGEQMLVYEYMSNGTLWDHLSAKCKAPLSFSMRLRIALGSAKGILYLHTEANPPIFHRDIKASNILLDSKYTAKVADFGLSRLAPIPDIEGTEPAHISTIVKGTPGYLDPEYFLTHKLTNKSDVYSLGVVFLELLTGMRPITRGKNIVREVNAAYQSGMIFSVVDEGMGSCPSECLVIFATLALRCCENETDARPSMAEVVRELERIWLLMPESNIGIADPMAVAAEKLKVVTPPSSSSTLKNSNMWSDASVSGSNLVSGDISDITPR, encoded by the exons ATGATCTCCCTACTAAGTACCAAGGATTTTTCTTTCCTGTCAACCTTAATTTCCATG GTCGAGTACTCGGATACCAGAACAATTCCCAGTGTTGGGTACTCGGAAAACTTTGAGACTTCTGATGTTCTTTGCGTTATTGGGATGTATCAGTCAAGAGCTTGGATGTATGGAGTATTTATTGTTTCATGGTTGTGCTGGTGGTCTTCACTACCTATCCGAGCACAGCCTTTCATTACCCACCCTAGAGAAG TAACCGCATTGCAAGCCATTCAGAGAAGTTTGATAGACCCCAATAAGAATCTGACTAATTGGAATCAGGGAGATCCATGTACGTCAAATTGGACAGGGGTTGTGTGCTTCAATACGCCATCAGATGATGGACATCTACATGTTGAACGATT GCTACTACTAAAAATGAATTTGTCAGGAAGTTTATCACCAGAGCTTGGCCGCTTATCGAATATGAAAATATT GGTTTTTATGTGGAACAACATAAGTGGGAGTATACCAAAGGAGATAGGCAATATTTCGTCTTTGGAACTCTT GCTTTTGAGTGGAAACAAATTAACAGGTCCCTTACCTGAAGAGCTCGGTTCTCTCTCAAAGTTGAACAGAATACAAATTGACCAGAATCACATATCAGGATCGATACCTATatcattttcaaacttgaaCAAAGCGAAGCACTT TCACATGAACAACAATTCAATTAGTGGGCAAATTCCGCCAAAACTATCCAAATTACCAATACTTGTTCACCT CCTTGTTGATAATAACAACTTATCAGGGCACCTTCCATCAGAGTTCTCCAAAATGCCAAATTTACGGATACT TCAACTTGATAACAATCACTTTGATGGGACTACAATTCCCTCTTCTTATAGCAACATGTCTAAATTGCTGAAGTT GAGCCTTAGGAACTGCAACTTGCATGGACCTATTCCTGATTTGAGCCAAATACCAAACCTTTTATATCT AGATCTCAGTTCAAATCGGCTAAACGGATCCATACCTCCAAATTGGCTTTTTAAGAATATCACAACCAT CGATTTATCCAACAACAATCTCACTGGAACGGTTCCTCCCAACTTTTCGGGTCTTCCTCATCTTCAGAAACT GTCAATTGCGAACAATGCATTGAGTGGTTCAGTTCCATCCACCATTTGGCTAAGTAGGACTTTGAACGAAATGGAAAGCCTTAAAGT GGAGTTGCAGAATAACAAGCTTTCCGATATTACAGGCAGCACTATTGTACCTCCAAATGTGACTGTCTG GCTTCAAGGGAATCCCTTATGCTCAACTACCAACCTAGTCCAGCTTTGTAGATCTGAAAGTGAGGATGAAAATAACAGTCAGAGTTCAACAAATACCACTTCTAATTGTCCATATCAAGGGTGTCCACCCCCTTATGAATATATCCCTACAGCTCCTGTACCTTGTATCTGTGCTGTCCCTCTGCTTGTTGGATACCGGTTGAAAAGTCCTGGATTCATAGATTTTCGCCCCTACAGAAATGCATTTGAGGACTTCTTGACATCTGCTCTTATGTTATTTCGTTATCAACTGTACATTGATTCCTTTACATGGGAAGAAGGACCTCGACTCAGAATGTACCTGAAAATATTTCCTGTATATGATGTTAACAAGAATTCTCATATCTTCAATGGGAGTGAGGTTCGGCGAATTATGAGCATGTTCATATCATGGAATATTAATGATCCTGACGTAATTGGACCTTATGAAGTTCTGAGCTTCATTGACGTTTATAATGATG GAGTCCCCACCCCTCCAAGGTCTGCTTTAAGCAAGGGTGCATTGGTTGGCATAGTATTGGGGGCCATTGCATGTGCAGTTACATTGTCTGCAGTTGTTTCTCTCCTGATAGTAAGAGTTCGGATGAGGAAGTACCATGCAGTTTCTAGAAGACGTCATT CATCCAAGGCTTTCATGAAAATTGATGGTGTGAAGGCTTTCACTTATAGAGAAATGGCTATGGCTACAGAAAAATTTAACAGCTCCACTGAGATTGGCCAAGGAGGGTATGGAAAGGTTTATAAAGGCATTCTAGCTGATGGTACAGTTGTTGCCATAAAACGTGCACAAGAGGGATCCTTACAAGGTGAAAAGGAGTTCTTAACAGAGATAGAACTGTTGTCAAGGTTACATCACAGAAACCTCGTGTCTTTAATTGGATATTGTGATGAAGGCGGTGAACAG ATGTTGGTCTATGAGTATATGTCAAATGGTACTCTATGGGATCACCTTTCTG CCAAGTGTAAAGCACCTCTTAGTTTTTCTATGAGATTAAGAATTGCCCTGGGATCAGCTAAGGGCATCCTCTACCTACATACAGAAGCTAACCCTCCAATATTTCACCGAGATATCAAGGCCAGCAACATATTATTGGACTCTAAGTATACTGCAAAAGTTGCCGATTTTGGACTTTCGCGACTTGCCCCAATTCCAGATATTGAAGGGACTGAGCCTGCTCATATATCCACAATTGTGAAGGGGACACCG GGTTACCTAGATCCGGAGTACTTCTTAACTCATAAACTCACAAACAAAAGTGATGTTTATAGTCTTGGTGTTGTATTTCTAGAACTTTTAACTGGGATGCGGCCAATCACACGTGGCAAAAACATTGTTAGAGAG GTTAATGCCGCTTATCAATCTGGTATGATCTTTTCGGTTGTTGATGAGGGAATGGGATCTTGTCCTTCTGAATGTTTGGTGATATTCGCAACTTTGGCCCTCAGGTGTTGCGAAAATGAGACAGATGCACGACCTTCAATGGCAGAGGTGGTCCGAGAACTTGAACGTATATGGCTTCTGATGCCCGAGTCCAACATCGGAATAGCAGACCCCATGGCCGTTGCTgctgaaaaattaaaagtagtCACTCCACCATCATCATCCTCTACACTGAAGAATTCTAATATGTGGTCAGATGCATCTGTATCTGGGAGCAACCTTGTTAGTGGAGACATTTCAGACATCACGCCTagatag
- the LOC132163198 gene encoding probable LRR receptor-like serine/threonine-protein kinase At1g06840 isoform X4 has product MISLLSTKDFSFLSTLISMVEYSDTRTIPSVGYSENFETSDVLCVIGMYQSRAWMYGVFIVSWLCWWSSLPIRAQPFITHPREVTALQAIQRSLIDPNKNLTNWNQGDPCTSNWTGVVCFNTPSDDGHLHVERLLLLKMNLSGSLSPELGRLSNMKILVFMWNNISGSIPKEIGNISSLELLLLSGNKLTGPLPEELGSLSKLNRIQIDQNHISGSIPISFSNLNKAKHFHMNNNSISGQIPPKLSKLPILVHLLVDNNNLSGHLPSEFSKMPNLRILQLDNNHFDGTTIPSSYSNMSKLLKLSLRNCNLHGPIPDLSQIPNLLYLDLSSNRLNGSIPPNWLFKNITTIDLSNNNLTGTVPPNFSGLPHLQKLSIANNALSGSVPSTIWLSRTLNEMESLKVELQNNKLSDITGSTIVPPNVTVWLQGNPLCSTTNLVQLCRSESEDENNSQSSTNTTSNCPYQGCPPPYEYIPTAPVPCICAVPLLVGYRLKSPGFIDFRPYRNAFEDFLTSALMLFRYQLYIDSFTWEEGPRLRMYLKIFPVYDVNKNSHIFNGSEVRRIMSMFISWNINDPDVIGPYEVLSFIDVYNDASKAFMKIDGVKAFTYREMAMATEKFNSSTEIGQGGYGKVYKGILADGTVVAIKRAQEGSLQGEKEFLTEIELLSRLHHRNLVSLIGYCDEGGEQMLVYEYMSNGTLWDHLSAKCKAPLSFSMRLRIALGSAKGILYLHTEANPPIFHRDIKASNILLDSKYTAKVADFGLSRLAPIPDIEGTEPAHISTIVKGTPGYLDPEYFLTHKLTNKSDVYSLGVVFLELLTGMRPITRGKNIVREVNAAYQSGMIFSVVDEGMGSCPSECLVIFATLALRCCENETDARPSMAEVVRELERIWLLMPESNIGIADPMAVAAEKLKVVTPPSSSSTLKNSNMWSDASVSGSNLVSGDISDITPR; this is encoded by the exons ATGATCTCCCTACTAAGTACCAAGGATTTTTCTTTCCTGTCAACCTTAATTTCCATG GTCGAGTACTCGGATACCAGAACAATTCCCAGTGTTGGGTACTCGGAAAACTTTGAGACTTCTGATGTTCTTTGCGTTATTGGGATGTATCAGTCAAGAGCTTGGATGTATGGAGTATTTATTGTTTCATGGTTGTGCTGGTGGTCTTCACTACCTATCCGAGCACAGCCTTTCATTACCCACCCTAGAGAAG TAACCGCATTGCAAGCCATTCAGAGAAGTTTGATAGACCCCAATAAGAATCTGACTAATTGGAATCAGGGAGATCCATGTACGTCAAATTGGACAGGGGTTGTGTGCTTCAATACGCCATCAGATGATGGACATCTACATGTTGAACGATT GCTACTACTAAAAATGAATTTGTCAGGAAGTTTATCACCAGAGCTTGGCCGCTTATCGAATATGAAAATATT GGTTTTTATGTGGAACAACATAAGTGGGAGTATACCAAAGGAGATAGGCAATATTTCGTCTTTGGAACTCTT GCTTTTGAGTGGAAACAAATTAACAGGTCCCTTACCTGAAGAGCTCGGTTCTCTCTCAAAGTTGAACAGAATACAAATTGACCAGAATCACATATCAGGATCGATACCTATatcattttcaaacttgaaCAAAGCGAAGCACTT TCACATGAACAACAATTCAATTAGTGGGCAAATTCCGCCAAAACTATCCAAATTACCAATACTTGTTCACCT CCTTGTTGATAATAACAACTTATCAGGGCACCTTCCATCAGAGTTCTCCAAAATGCCAAATTTACGGATACT TCAACTTGATAACAATCACTTTGATGGGACTACAATTCCCTCTTCTTATAGCAACATGTCTAAATTGCTGAAGTT GAGCCTTAGGAACTGCAACTTGCATGGACCTATTCCTGATTTGAGCCAAATACCAAACCTTTTATATCT AGATCTCAGTTCAAATCGGCTAAACGGATCCATACCTCCAAATTGGCTTTTTAAGAATATCACAACCAT CGATTTATCCAACAACAATCTCACTGGAACGGTTCCTCCCAACTTTTCGGGTCTTCCTCATCTTCAGAAACT GTCAATTGCGAACAATGCATTGAGTGGTTCAGTTCCATCCACCATTTGGCTAAGTAGGACTTTGAACGAAATGGAAAGCCTTAAAGT GGAGTTGCAGAATAACAAGCTTTCCGATATTACAGGCAGCACTATTGTACCTCCAAATGTGACTGTCTG GCTTCAAGGGAATCCCTTATGCTCAACTACCAACCTAGTCCAGCTTTGTAGATCTGAAAGTGAGGATGAAAATAACAGTCAGAGTTCAACAAATACCACTTCTAATTGTCCATATCAAGGGTGTCCACCCCCTTATGAATATATCCCTACAGCTCCTGTACCTTGTATCTGTGCTGTCCCTCTGCTTGTTGGATACCGGTTGAAAAGTCCTGGATTCATAGATTTTCGCCCCTACAGAAATGCATTTGAGGACTTCTTGACATCTGCTCTTATGTTATTTCGTTATCAACTGTACATTGATTCCTTTACATGGGAAGAAGGACCTCGACTCAGAATGTACCTGAAAATATTTCCTGTATATGATGTTAACAAGAATTCTCATATCTTCAATGGGAGTGAGGTTCGGCGAATTATGAGCATGTTCATATCATGGAATATTAATGATCCTGACGTAATTGGACCTTATGAAGTTCTGAGCTTCATTGACGTTTATAATGATG CATCCAAGGCTTTCATGAAAATTGATGGTGTGAAGGCTTTCACTTATAGAGAAATGGCTATGGCTACAGAAAAATTTAACAGCTCCACTGAGATTGGCCAAGGAGGGTATGGAAAGGTTTATAAAGGCATTCTAGCTGATGGTACAGTTGTTGCCATAAAACGTGCACAAGAGGGATCCTTACAAGGTGAAAAGGAGTTCTTAACAGAGATAGAACTGTTGTCAAGGTTACATCACAGAAACCTCGTGTCTTTAATTGGATATTGTGATGAAGGCGGTGAACAG ATGTTGGTCTATGAGTATATGTCAAATGGTACTCTATGGGATCACCTTTCTG CCAAGTGTAAAGCACCTCTTAGTTTTTCTATGAGATTAAGAATTGCCCTGGGATCAGCTAAGGGCATCCTCTACCTACATACAGAAGCTAACCCTCCAATATTTCACCGAGATATCAAGGCCAGCAACATATTATTGGACTCTAAGTATACTGCAAAAGTTGCCGATTTTGGACTTTCGCGACTTGCCCCAATTCCAGATATTGAAGGGACTGAGCCTGCTCATATATCCACAATTGTGAAGGGGACACCG GGTTACCTAGATCCGGAGTACTTCTTAACTCATAAACTCACAAACAAAAGTGATGTTTATAGTCTTGGTGTTGTATTTCTAGAACTTTTAACTGGGATGCGGCCAATCACACGTGGCAAAAACATTGTTAGAGAG GTTAATGCCGCTTATCAATCTGGTATGATCTTTTCGGTTGTTGATGAGGGAATGGGATCTTGTCCTTCTGAATGTTTGGTGATATTCGCAACTTTGGCCCTCAGGTGTTGCGAAAATGAGACAGATGCACGACCTTCAATGGCAGAGGTGGTCCGAGAACTTGAACGTATATGGCTTCTGATGCCCGAGTCCAACATCGGAATAGCAGACCCCATGGCCGTTGCTgctgaaaaattaaaagtagtCACTCCACCATCATCATCCTCTACACTGAAGAATTCTAATATGTGGTCAGATGCATCTGTATCTGGGAGCAACCTTGTTAGTGGAGACATTTCAGACATCACGCCTagatag
- the LOC132163198 gene encoding probable LRR receptor-like serine/threonine-protein kinase At1g06840 isoform X2 → MISLLSTKDFSFLSTLISMVEYSDTRTIPSVGYSENFETSDVLCVIGMYQSRAWMYGVFIVSWLCWWSSLPIRAQPFITHPREVTALQAIQRSLIDPNKNLTNWNQGDPCTSNWTGVVCFNTPSDDGHLHVERLVFMWNNISGSIPKEIGNISSLELLLLSGNKLTGPLPEELGSLSKLNRIQIDQNHISGSIPISFSNLNKAKHFHMNNNSISGQIPPKLSKLPILVHLLVDNNNLSGHLPSEFSKMPNLRILQLDNNHFDGTTIPSSYSNMSKLLKLSLRNCNLHGPIPDLSQIPNLLYLDLSSNRLNGSIPPNWLFKNITTIDLSNNNLTGTVPPNFSGLPHLQKLSIANNALSGSVPSTIWLSRTLNEMESLKVELQNNKLSDITGSTIVPPNVTVWLQGNPLCSTTNLVQLCRSESEDENNSQSSTNTTSNCPYQGCPPPYEYIPTAPVPCICAVPLLVGYRLKSPGFIDFRPYRNAFEDFLTSALMLFRYQLYIDSFTWEEGPRLRMYLKIFPVYDVNKNSHIFNGSEVRRIMSMFISWNINDPDVIGPYEVLSFIDVYNDGVPTPPRSALSKGALVGIVLGAIACAVTLSAVVSLLIVRVRMRKYHAVSRRRHSSKAFMKIDGVKAFTYREMAMATEKFNSSTEIGQGGYGKVYKGILADGTVVAIKRAQEGSLQGEKEFLTEIELLSRLHHRNLVSLIGYCDEGGEQMLVYEYMSNGTLWDHLSAKCKAPLSFSMRLRIALGSAKGILYLHTEANPPIFHRDIKASNILLDSKYTAKVADFGLSRLAPIPDIEGTEPAHISTIVKGTPGYLDPEYFLTHKLTNKSDVYSLGVVFLELLTGMRPITRGKNIVREVNAAYQSGMIFSVVDEGMGSCPSECLVIFATLALRCCENETDARPSMAEVVRELERIWLLMPESNIGIADPMAVAAEKLKVVTPPSSSSTLKNSNMWSDASVSGSNLVSGDISDITPR, encoded by the exons ATGATCTCCCTACTAAGTACCAAGGATTTTTCTTTCCTGTCAACCTTAATTTCCATG GTCGAGTACTCGGATACCAGAACAATTCCCAGTGTTGGGTACTCGGAAAACTTTGAGACTTCTGATGTTCTTTGCGTTATTGGGATGTATCAGTCAAGAGCTTGGATGTATGGAGTATTTATTGTTTCATGGTTGTGCTGGTGGTCTTCACTACCTATCCGAGCACAGCCTTTCATTACCCACCCTAGAGAAG TAACCGCATTGCAAGCCATTCAGAGAAGTTTGATAGACCCCAATAAGAATCTGACTAATTGGAATCAGGGAGATCCATGTACGTCAAATTGGACAGGGGTTGTGTGCTTCAATACGCCATCAGATGATGGACATCTACATGTTGAACGATT GGTTTTTATGTGGAACAACATAAGTGGGAGTATACCAAAGGAGATAGGCAATATTTCGTCTTTGGAACTCTT GCTTTTGAGTGGAAACAAATTAACAGGTCCCTTACCTGAAGAGCTCGGTTCTCTCTCAAAGTTGAACAGAATACAAATTGACCAGAATCACATATCAGGATCGATACCTATatcattttcaaacttgaaCAAAGCGAAGCACTT TCACATGAACAACAATTCAATTAGTGGGCAAATTCCGCCAAAACTATCCAAATTACCAATACTTGTTCACCT CCTTGTTGATAATAACAACTTATCAGGGCACCTTCCATCAGAGTTCTCCAAAATGCCAAATTTACGGATACT TCAACTTGATAACAATCACTTTGATGGGACTACAATTCCCTCTTCTTATAGCAACATGTCTAAATTGCTGAAGTT GAGCCTTAGGAACTGCAACTTGCATGGACCTATTCCTGATTTGAGCCAAATACCAAACCTTTTATATCT AGATCTCAGTTCAAATCGGCTAAACGGATCCATACCTCCAAATTGGCTTTTTAAGAATATCACAACCAT CGATTTATCCAACAACAATCTCACTGGAACGGTTCCTCCCAACTTTTCGGGTCTTCCTCATCTTCAGAAACT GTCAATTGCGAACAATGCATTGAGTGGTTCAGTTCCATCCACCATTTGGCTAAGTAGGACTTTGAACGAAATGGAAAGCCTTAAAGT GGAGTTGCAGAATAACAAGCTTTCCGATATTACAGGCAGCACTATTGTACCTCCAAATGTGACTGTCTG GCTTCAAGGGAATCCCTTATGCTCAACTACCAACCTAGTCCAGCTTTGTAGATCTGAAAGTGAGGATGAAAATAACAGTCAGAGTTCAACAAATACCACTTCTAATTGTCCATATCAAGGGTGTCCACCCCCTTATGAATATATCCCTACAGCTCCTGTACCTTGTATCTGTGCTGTCCCTCTGCTTGTTGGATACCGGTTGAAAAGTCCTGGATTCATAGATTTTCGCCCCTACAGAAATGCATTTGAGGACTTCTTGACATCTGCTCTTATGTTATTTCGTTATCAACTGTACATTGATTCCTTTACATGGGAAGAAGGACCTCGACTCAGAATGTACCTGAAAATATTTCCTGTATATGATGTTAACAAGAATTCTCATATCTTCAATGGGAGTGAGGTTCGGCGAATTATGAGCATGTTCATATCATGGAATATTAATGATCCTGACGTAATTGGACCTTATGAAGTTCTGAGCTTCATTGACGTTTATAATGATG GAGTCCCCACCCCTCCAAGGTCTGCTTTAAGCAAGGGTGCATTGGTTGGCATAGTATTGGGGGCCATTGCATGTGCAGTTACATTGTCTGCAGTTGTTTCTCTCCTGATAGTAAGAGTTCGGATGAGGAAGTACCATGCAGTTTCTAGAAGACGTCATT CATCCAAGGCTTTCATGAAAATTGATGGTGTGAAGGCTTTCACTTATAGAGAAATGGCTATGGCTACAGAAAAATTTAACAGCTCCACTGAGATTGGCCAAGGAGGGTATGGAAAGGTTTATAAAGGCATTCTAGCTGATGGTACAGTTGTTGCCATAAAACGTGCACAAGAGGGATCCTTACAAGGTGAAAAGGAGTTCTTAACAGAGATAGAACTGTTGTCAAGGTTACATCACAGAAACCTCGTGTCTTTAATTGGATATTGTGATGAAGGCGGTGAACAG ATGTTGGTCTATGAGTATATGTCAAATGGTACTCTATGGGATCACCTTTCTG CCAAGTGTAAAGCACCTCTTAGTTTTTCTATGAGATTAAGAATTGCCCTGGGATCAGCTAAGGGCATCCTCTACCTACATACAGAAGCTAACCCTCCAATATTTCACCGAGATATCAAGGCCAGCAACATATTATTGGACTCTAAGTATACTGCAAAAGTTGCCGATTTTGGACTTTCGCGACTTGCCCCAATTCCAGATATTGAAGGGACTGAGCCTGCTCATATATCCACAATTGTGAAGGGGACACCG GGTTACCTAGATCCGGAGTACTTCTTAACTCATAAACTCACAAACAAAAGTGATGTTTATAGTCTTGGTGTTGTATTTCTAGAACTTTTAACTGGGATGCGGCCAATCACACGTGGCAAAAACATTGTTAGAGAG GTTAATGCCGCTTATCAATCTGGTATGATCTTTTCGGTTGTTGATGAGGGAATGGGATCTTGTCCTTCTGAATGTTTGGTGATATTCGCAACTTTGGCCCTCAGGTGTTGCGAAAATGAGACAGATGCACGACCTTCAATGGCAGAGGTGGTCCGAGAACTTGAACGTATATGGCTTCTGATGCCCGAGTCCAACATCGGAATAGCAGACCCCATGGCCGTTGCTgctgaaaaattaaaagtagtCACTCCACCATCATCATCCTCTACACTGAAGAATTCTAATATGTGGTCAGATGCATCTGTATCTGGGAGCAACCTTGTTAGTGGAGACATTTCAGACATCACGCCTagatag